A single window of Geoanaerobacter pelophilus DNA harbors:
- a CDS encoding FKBP-type peptidyl-prolyl cis-trans isomerase N-terminal domain-containing protein, with protein sequence MKTSLDLLNYGIGVETARNLKNQGVDVNLDLLIQGLKDGLAGERLLVDEKQLRSAVINFQSEIRRKQAVEKQLSLKENAKALK encoded by the coding sequence TTGAAGACCTCTTTGGACCTCCTGAATTATGGCATTGGTGTGGAAACGGCGAGGAATCTAAAGAACCAGGGGGTTGATGTCAACCTGGATCTGCTGATACAGGGGCTCAAGGACGGTTTGGCCGGCGAGCGGCTTTTGGTGGATGAAAAACAGCTGCGTAGCGCCGTGATTAACTTTCAAAGCGAAATTCGCCGCAAACAGGCAGTGGAAAAACAGCTGTCATTGAAAGAAAATGCAAAGGCATTGAAATAA
- a CDS encoding TIGR00282 family metallophosphoesterase, translated as MPVNILFIGDIVGKPGRQAIARELHRLVDRYRVDLVIANGENAAGGFGLTVETAKELFELGVQFFTSGNHIWDKRDALEYITREQRLIRPANYPPGTPGQGSAIVRTAGGVKIGVLNLEGRVFMNYLECPFRTADSEIEKLKQETPIIFVDFHAEATSEKTALGWYLDGRVSAVVGTHTHVQTADERILPDGTAYLTDAGMTGAFDSVIGVRKEEPIEKFLTQRPSKFEVAKKDLRLNGVVIGVDENTGKALTIERVNIACG; from the coding sequence ATGCCCGTTAATATCCTCTTCATCGGAGATATCGTCGGTAAACCGGGGCGCCAGGCGATTGCCCGCGAACTGCATCGCCTGGTGGACCGCTACCGCGTTGATCTGGTAATCGCCAATGGCGAAAATGCCGCCGGCGGGTTCGGCCTGACGGTTGAGACCGCCAAGGAGCTGTTCGAACTCGGGGTACAGTTTTTTACCAGCGGCAACCATATCTGGGACAAGAGGGATGCCCTGGAGTACATAACCAGGGAACAGCGCCTGATACGGCCTGCCAATTACCCTCCCGGCACACCGGGACAGGGGAGTGCCATAGTCAGGACCGCCGGCGGGGTCAAGATCGGGGTGTTGAACCTGGAAGGGCGGGTATTTATGAATTACCTGGAATGCCCGTTCAGGACGGCTGACAGTGAGATTGAGAAGCTCAAGCAGGAGACCCCGATCATTTTCGTTGATTTCCACGCCGAGGCAACTTCGGAAAAGACGGCGCTGGGGTGGTATCTTGATGGCCGGGTATCTGCGGTGGTCGGTACCCACACCCATGTGCAGACAGCGGACGAGCGGATCCTCCCTGACGGGACGGCTTATCTCACCGATGCCGGCATGACCGGTGCCTTTGACTCGGTGATCGGTGTTCGCAAGGAGGAACCGATCGAAAAGTTCCTTACCCAGCGGCCGTCAAAGTTCGAGGTTGCTAAGAAGGATCTTCGCCTGAACGGGGTGGTGATCGGGGTAGATGAGAATACCGGCAAGGCATTGACCATAGAGCGGGTCAATATCGCCTGCGGTTGA
- a CDS encoding ABC transporter permease, translated as MITPLNRHKNILEFALSSLLRRRAKNLSLLGLYTMVVFVLASLIFFVHSLKREAAAVLSGAPEMVIQRQIAGRHDLIPLEYIEKISAIRGVATVEPRYWGYYYDPVFGANYTVMVSEARKLTPGNIIIGNGVARTQRISAGDMVTFRSASKNPLLLNVQELLNYESELVAADLILISGEDFQAMFNLPRHQATDLAVTINNPAELATIAAKIAERYPDVRPILRNEILRTYDSLFDWRGGMMTVILFSAILSFVIFAWDKASGLSAEERREIGILKSIGWETSDVLLLKFWEGTAISLTAFLLGSNLAYVHVFFLSAPLFAPALKGWSVLYPEFRLIPAIDFFQLAVLFFLSVVPYTAATILPSWMAATVDPDAAMRS; from the coding sequence ATGATCACACCCCTTAACCGCCATAAAAATATCCTGGAGTTCGCCCTGTCTTCTCTTCTCAGGAGAAGGGCCAAGAATCTCTCGCTGCTTGGCCTGTATACCATGGTCGTCTTTGTCCTGGCCTCACTGATTTTCTTTGTCCACTCCCTGAAGCGCGAGGCAGCCGCAGTCCTGAGCGGTGCACCTGAAATGGTCATTCAGCGCCAGATAGCAGGGCGCCACGACCTGATCCCTCTCGAATACATTGAAAAAATCAGCGCCATCCGTGGCGTGGCAACCGTTGAACCCCGCTATTGGGGATACTATTACGATCCGGTCTTTGGGGCCAATTACACGGTCATGGTTTCTGAAGCAAGGAAGCTGACGCCTGGTAATATTATCATCGGCAACGGCGTTGCCAGAACGCAACGAATCTCGGCCGGGGACATGGTAACCTTCAGAAGTGCTTCAAAGAACCCGCTGCTTCTGAATGTCCAGGAACTCTTAAACTATGAATCAGAACTCGTGGCGGCCGACCTCATCCTCATCTCTGGGGAAGACTTCCAGGCGATGTTCAACCTCCCTCGCCACCAGGCAACAGATCTGGCGGTCACCATCAACAACCCTGCCGAGCTGGCGACAATTGCCGCCAAAATAGCGGAGCGCTACCCGGATGTCCGGCCAATCCTCAGGAATGAAATCCTGCGCACCTATGACTCGCTCTTTGACTGGCGGGGCGGCATGATGACCGTCATCCTGTTCTCGGCAATACTCTCATTTGTAATCTTTGCCTGGGACAAGGCGTCGGGCCTTTCTGCCGAAGAGCGGCGCGAGATCGGCATACTCAAATCAATCGGCTGGGAAACTTCGGATGTGCTGCTGCTCAAGTTCTGGGAGGGGACCGCTATCTCCCTGACTGCTTTTCTGCTGGGCAGCAATCTGGCCTATGTCCATGTGTTCTTCCTGTCAGCCCCTCTTTTTGCGCCGGCTCTCAAGGGGTGGTCGGTTCTTTACCCCGAATTCCGCCTGATTCCAGCGATCGACTTTTTCCAGCTCGCCGTGCTCTTCTTTCTCTCGGTGGTTCCGTACACTGCCGCCACCATCCTCCCTTCCTGGATGGCGGCAACGGTTGACCCCGATGCGGCAATGAGATCGTGA
- a CDS encoding transposase family protein, whose amino-acid sequence MSQQSIFAATLGLAPPWQVTSVKFSKNERRLDIFIDYNLATMLPCPVCGSESEICSEKIETWHHSDFFQNDAYLHATVPMIHCRHHCGCLNASVPWDHSRSRFVLLQDSSAPPLVS is encoded by the coding sequence ATGAGCCAACAGTCAATTTTTGCCGCGACACTCGGGCTAGCGCCGCCGTGGCAGGTCACCTCCGTAAAATTCTCCAAGAATGAACGAAGGTTGGACATCTTCATCGACTACAACCTGGCGACCATGCTCCCCTGTCCTGTGTGCGGCAGCGAATCGGAAATCTGCAGTGAGAAAATTGAAACATGGCATCACAGCGATTTTTTCCAGAACGATGCCTATCTCCATGCCACGGTGCCAATGATCCACTGCCGACACCATTGTGGCTGTCTGAATGCATCTGTTCCCTGGGACCACTCCAGGTCCCGCTTCGTCCTGCTCCAGGACAGCTCGGCGCCCCCCCTGGTCAGCTAG
- a CDS encoding sigma-54-dependent transcriptional regulator: MNEIPILLVDDELRLLKASQLLLASKGFKNVFTLSNSCDVMDYLQSNDVAIIVLDLNMPKLSGFDLLPEIVNEYPATPVIVMTAVDETDTAVNCMKKGAFDFLVKPVETERLVATIRKAIEHRAICRELDSLRERFFSETLDHAEAFSPIVTVSSKMHTIFKYMEVIAPSRQPILICGETGVGKELVAKALHNLSGCSGEYVAVNVAGLDDTVFADTLFGHKKGAFTGAERPRDGLVAKAASGTLFLDEIGDLSDQSQIKLLRLLQEKEYYPVGSDNPCISSARVLLATNHDLQKLIDEKRFRKDLYYRLCAHRLVIPPLRERLEDVAPLLDHFLEAAAQSFGKKAPTPPAELVTLLETYPFPGNVRELEAMVHDAVARHNSGVLSMESFSNAIGIARVAKHTPVQKSAGGNPLEELFGHFPTISEVENYLITEAMQRAKSNQGIAANLLGITRQTLNKRLQTKK, from the coding sequence ATGAATGAAATCCCGATTTTACTAGTGGATGATGAGTTGCGGCTGCTTAAGGCTTCGCAGCTGTTGCTGGCGAGCAAGGGGTTCAAAAACGTGTTTACCCTTAGCAATAGCTGTGACGTCATGGATTATCTCCAGTCTAATGACGTTGCGATAATCGTGCTGGATCTGAACATGCCCAAGTTGAGCGGCTTTGATCTGCTGCCGGAAATTGTCAACGAGTACCCTGCTACGCCGGTGATCGTCATGACCGCTGTCGATGAGACCGACACTGCTGTCAACTGCATGAAGAAAGGCGCGTTCGACTTCCTGGTTAAGCCGGTGGAAACCGAGCGTCTGGTTGCCACGATCCGCAAGGCCATTGAACATCGAGCCATCTGCCGCGAGCTTGATTCGCTGCGTGAACGGTTTTTTTCCGAGACCCTGGACCATGCGGAGGCCTTCAGCCCCATTGTGACAGTCAGCAGCAAGATGCATACGATCTTCAAATATATGGAAGTTATTGCCCCATCGCGGCAGCCGATCTTGATCTGTGGCGAAACTGGCGTGGGCAAGGAGTTGGTAGCCAAGGCCCTGCATAATTTGAGTGGCTGTAGCGGCGAATACGTTGCGGTAAATGTGGCAGGGCTCGATGACACTGTTTTTGCCGACACCTTGTTTGGTCACAAGAAAGGTGCTTTTACCGGTGCCGAGCGCCCTCGGGATGGCCTTGTCGCTAAGGCGGCGTCGGGAACCCTGTTTCTCGATGAAATCGGCGATCTGAGCGACCAATCCCAGATCAAGCTTTTGCGCCTGTTGCAGGAGAAAGAATATTATCCGGTAGGGTCTGATAATCCTTGTATCAGCAGTGCCCGGGTGCTGCTGGCGACGAATCACGACCTGCAGAAACTGATCGATGAAAAGCGCTTCCGCAAGGATCTCTACTACCGTTTGTGCGCCCATCGCCTGGTGATTCCGCCGCTTCGGGAGCGGTTGGAAGATGTCGCCCCGTTGCTGGATCATTTTCTTGAAGCTGCCGCTCAATCATTCGGTAAGAAAGCGCCCACTCCGCCGGCAGAACTGGTCACTCTGCTCGAAACCTATCCTTTCCCCGGTAATGTGCGTGAGCTTGAGGCTATGGTGCATGATGCGGTTGCTCGGCACAATTCCGGGGTGTTATCCATGGAAAGTTTCAGCAATGCCATTGGGATTGCCCGAGTGGCTAAGCATACGCCAGTGCAAAAATCTGCTGGCGGTAATCCTTTGGAAGAGCTGTTCGGCCATTTCCCGACAATAAGCGAAGTCGAGAATTATCTGATTACGGAAGCGATGCAACGGGCCAAAAGCAATCAGGGGATTGCGGCAAATCTCTTGGGCATAACCAGGCAAACGCTCAATAAGCGTCTGCAAACCAAGAAATAG
- a CDS encoding nitrous oxide reductase accessory protein NosL, whose amino-acid sequence MPKKLVTCASVTVALLLTTITLLHAGNTMPVPTAKDKCPVCGMFVKGYPNWLAAIRLKNGSAIYFDGPKDLFNYYLNPGKYAPATKQSEFSEILVKDYYAVKPIDARQAYFVAGSDVLGPMGKELIPLAKKEDAIEFRADHKGNKVYRFQEVTPAVLKTLE is encoded by the coding sequence ATGCCGAAAAAGCTTGTTACTTGTGCTTCAGTGACCGTTGCTCTGCTGCTGACAACAATTACCTTGTTGCATGCCGGCAACACAATGCCCGTCCCCACGGCAAAGGACAAGTGTCCGGTCTGCGGCATGTTCGTCAAAGGGTATCCAAACTGGCTCGCTGCCATCCGCCTGAAAAACGGCTCGGCAATATATTTCGACGGGCCGAAGGACCTGTTCAATTATTACCTGAACCCTGGGAAATATGCCCCGGCCACCAAACAGTCCGAATTCAGCGAAATCCTGGTCAAAGACTACTACGCGGTAAAGCCGATCGATGCGCGTCAGGCATATTTCGTTGCCGGGAGTGATGTTTTGGGCCCCATGGGTAAAGAACTGATCCCTTTGGCGAAAAAAGAGGATGCCATCGAGTTTCGCGCTGATCACAAGGGTAACAAGGTTTATCGATTCCAAGAGGTTACGCCAGCAGTTCTCAAAACCCTTGAATAA
- the tyrS gene encoding tyrosine--tRNA ligase, producing MAGSVAEQMELIKRGAVEILLEKELEEKLQKSIDTGVPLKIKAGFDPTAPDLHLGHTVLLHKMRQFQQLGHEVNFLIGDFTGMIGDPTGKSETRKALTREDVLRNAETYKEQVFKILDPAKTKVVFNSEWLAAMNATEMIQLAAKYTVARMLERDDFGKRYANQMPISIHEFLYPLIQGYDSVAMKADVELGGTDQKFNLLVGRELQREFGQRPQSVITMPLLEGLDGVNKMSKSLGNYIGINDPADEIFGKVMSISDELMLRYYELLSDLSLAEIDKLRKGIKAHEIHPMDAKKQLGREIVARYHGAAAAEQAEEHFVKRFRDNQTPDEMPEVDVVPEGSTMLLCKVLAKAGVVTSNGEGRRAIQQGGVKVNGEKVADDNCELACSGEYVLQVGKRRFARVRFSA from the coding sequence ATGGCTGGTTCTGTTGCTGAACAGATGGAGTTGATAAAACGCGGCGCGGTTGAGATCCTGCTGGAAAAGGAGCTTGAGGAAAAGCTCCAGAAGTCGATCGATACCGGGGTGCCGCTCAAAATCAAGGCTGGATTTGATCCGACCGCTCCTGACCTTCATCTCGGCCATACGGTGCTGCTGCACAAGATGAGGCAGTTCCAGCAGCTCGGCCATGAGGTCAACTTCCTGATCGGCGACTTCACCGGCATGATCGGCGACCCGACCGGCAAGTCAGAGACTCGAAAGGCCCTGACCCGCGAGGATGTGCTGCGCAATGCCGAAACCTACAAGGAGCAGGTGTTCAAGATCCTTGACCCGGCAAAGACCAAGGTAGTTTTCAACTCGGAGTGGCTGGCAGCCATGAATGCTACCGAGATGATCCAGTTGGCGGCAAAATACACCGTGGCCAGGATGCTGGAACGTGACGATTTCGGCAAGCGCTATGCGAACCAGATGCCGATCAGTATCCACGAGTTTCTCTACCCGCTGATCCAGGGGTACGATTCAGTTGCCATGAAGGCCGACGTTGAACTGGGCGGGACCGACCAGAAGTTCAACCTGCTGGTCGGCAGGGAGCTGCAACGCGAATTCGGCCAGAGACCGCAATCGGTCATTACCATGCCGCTTCTGGAAGGTCTGGACGGCGTCAATAAGATGTCCAAGTCGCTCGGTAATTACATCGGCATCAACGATCCGGCAGACGAGATCTTCGGTAAGGTCATGTCGATCTCCGATGAACTGATGCTCCGCTACTACGAGCTGCTCTCCGATCTCTCCCTTGCTGAGATCGACAAGCTGCGCAAGGGGATCAAGGCCCACGAGATTCATCCGATGGATGCCAAGAAACAGCTCGGCCGGGAAATTGTCGCCCGCTATCACGGCGCTGCTGCCGCTGAGCAGGCTGAAGAGCATTTCGTGAAGCGGTTCCGCGACAATCAGACCCCGGATGAGATGCCGGAAGTCGATGTGGTCCCTGAAGGCTCAACCATGCTGCTGTGCAAGGTCCTGGCAAAGGCCGGGGTTGTTACCTCCAACGGCGAAGGACGCCGGGCGATCCAGCAGGGCGGGGTCAAGGTCAATGGCGAGAAGGTAGCGGACGATAATTGCGAGCTCGCCTGTTCAGGTGAGTATGTCCTGCAGGTAGGCAAGAGACGTTTTGCCCGGGTTCGGTTCAGCGCGTAA
- a CDS encoding PAS domain-containing sensor histidine kinase, producing MAAWFVKNGSSPTAFALLVRVIIITISAELTVDLLLPLFLTPVGGTLQVFWDAVCVFLLSTPSIWLLAIRPLLASLRSEKALLDATVQSTADGILAVSWGRKVDLYNKQYVDMLGIPEEILLSADSQKVTFVANKMVDPAAYVKRLDALYSNKEEVSRDLLYLKDGRIIDRYSRPQLIDGVSVGRVWSFRDITDHVRAEEGLRKSVKRFQELAANVPVGIFETDCEGDCIYVNPEWCRIAGIGFEQALGKGWLAALHPDDVAVIKQEWYRSVEGEREFRLEYRFKTPRGEENWVFGSAVALKGEDGSTTGYLGTIVDINERKWSEQALTESEERFRQVFEQSEDAIVLFEVGSCRIIDLNPTAERLYGFSKSELTDLRFNVFKTREDYHKFIHRVCLLEIGETCNMDQVLNLRRDGSEIHVSVRAKVIKLQGEHAVYCTIRDITERLRMEEEARSIQSQLIMTNKMASLGLLVAGIGHEINNPNNYIMANAQMLDKIVHDLEPMLREESKIRGDFFLGGLPYSRLETALPEMVSAINEGSRRIKKIIGSLKDYSRNGKETTERVDLNSVINSAMILLGHHINKYTDHFLLELDEALPAVQGSAQQLEQVAVNLIMNALQSLTVREQRLSIRASYVPEKRMVCMSISDEGCGIPDGVRERVMEPFFTTRLDSGGTGLGLSITQSIVAAHHGEMQISSRPGEGTTVSVLLPVYDSPQLAQ from the coding sequence ATGGCTGCATGGTTTGTAAAAAACGGCTCTAGCCCCACAGCATTTGCGCTGCTGGTCCGGGTAATTATCATTACCATTTCTGCGGAACTGACGGTGGATCTGCTGCTGCCGCTTTTCTTGACCCCGGTGGGGGGTACGCTGCAGGTGTTTTGGGATGCTGTTTGTGTTTTTTTGCTGAGCACGCCGTCGATCTGGTTGCTTGCAATTCGGCCGCTGCTGGCATCGTTGCGAAGTGAAAAGGCATTGCTGGATGCAACCGTGCAATCGACTGCCGATGGCATCCTTGCGGTGAGTTGGGGTCGCAAGGTGGATCTTTATAACAAGCAATATGTTGATATGCTCGGTATCCCTGAGGAGATTCTGCTCTCAGCCGATAGCCAGAAAGTCACATTTGTTGCCAACAAGATGGTTGACCCTGCAGCCTATGTAAAGCGGCTTGATGCCCTTTATTCCAACAAGGAAGAGGTTTCGCGGGATCTGCTCTACCTGAAGGACGGCAGGATCATCGATCGCTACTCCAGACCTCAGTTGATCGATGGTGTAAGCGTCGGCAGGGTCTGGAGTTTCAGGGATATAACGGATCATGTCCGGGCCGAGGAGGGCTTAAGGAAAAGCGTCAAGCGATTCCAGGAGCTTGCGGCCAATGTGCCGGTCGGGATCTTTGAGACTGACTGTGAAGGTGACTGCATCTATGTCAACCCTGAGTGGTGCCGCATTGCCGGGATCGGCTTCGAGCAGGCTTTGGGCAAGGGGTGGCTTGCCGCACTGCACCCTGATGATGTTGCCGTGATCAAGCAAGAGTGGTATCGCTCTGTGGAAGGGGAACGGGAGTTTCGGCTCGAATACCGGTTCAAGACACCTCGCGGAGAAGAAAACTGGGTCTTCGGTAGTGCTGTTGCTCTGAAAGGAGAGGACGGGAGCACGACCGGTTATCTGGGAACCATTGTCGACATCAATGAAAGAAAGTGGTCTGAACAGGCCCTCACCGAGAGCGAAGAACGGTTTCGCCAGGTATTTGAGCAGTCAGAGGATGCAATTGTCCTCTTTGAAGTGGGCAGTTGCCGGATTATCGACCTGAATCCCACGGCTGAAAGGCTTTACGGCTTCAGCAAATCGGAATTGACGGACCTTAGGTTCAATGTGTTCAAGACCAGGGAGGATTATCACAAGTTTATTCACAGGGTCTGTTTGCTGGAGATTGGAGAGACGTGCAATATGGATCAGGTATTGAACCTGAGGCGCGATGGCTCTGAAATCCACGTCTCGGTGCGGGCCAAGGTCATAAAGCTGCAAGGTGAGCATGCCGTTTACTGCACCATCAGGGATATTACCGAACGCTTGCGCATGGAGGAAGAGGCGCGCTCTATCCAGTCCCAGCTGATAATGACCAACAAGATGGCCTCTCTCGGGCTGCTGGTAGCGGGAATCGGCCATGAAATCAACAACCCTAACAACTACATAATGGCCAATGCCCAGATGCTGGATAAGATAGTGCACGACCTGGAACCGATGTTGCGTGAAGAATCGAAAATTCGTGGAGATTTCTTCCTTGGTGGGCTTCCCTATTCGCGGCTTGAAACAGCGCTGCCTGAGATGGTCTCTGCTATCAACGAAGGGTCCAGGCGGATCAAGAAAATAATCGGCAGCCTCAAGGATTACTCCAGAAACGGCAAGGAAACAACAGAGCGCGTCGATTTAAATAGTGTCATCAACTCGGCAATGATTCTCCTTGGCCACCATATAAACAAGTACACCGACCATTTTCTGCTCGAACTGGATGAGGCGCTCCCAGCGGTACAAGGAAGCGCTCAGCAACTGGAACAGGTGGCGGTCAATCTGATTATGAATGCTCTGCAGTCGCTTACCGTAAGGGAACAACGGCTTTCCATCCGTGCTTCTTATGTTCCGGAAAAACGGATGGTCTGTATGTCCATATCTGATGAAGGGTGTGGCATCCCTGACGGGGTTCGGGAGAGGGTTATGGAGCCTTTCTTTACAACAAGGCTCGATTCCGGAGGCACCGGTCTGGGGCTTTCCATTACGCAATCGATTGTTGCGGCGCATCATGGCGAGATGCAGATTAGCAGCCGTCCAGGTGAGGGGACCACGGTCTCGGTACTTCTTCCGGTGTATGATAGTCCTCAGCTGGCACAATAG
- the rny gene encoding ribonuclease Y, producing MVIIAVVAIGAGVVIASLMNRKVVEKEPVTEDAGRLVENARREADTILKEASLKAKDAVLQAKTEAEQEAKEKKKDLQALEKRLQLKEENLDKKMNLFDQRDAELIKREQSISSRDQALQQKEEKVSQIIEEQRSKLETISGMTAAEAKKVLMEEMENEAKMDAAKRIKAIEEEARETADKKSKEIMALAIQRYAGEYVAERTVSVVALPSDEMKGRIIGREGRNIRALEAATGIDLIIDDTPEAVILSGFNPVRREVAKIALEKLIGDGRIHPGRIEEVVSKAEAEVEQAIKEAGDQAAFDLGVHGIHPEILKLIGRLRYRTSYSQNVYLHSLEVAFLCGIMAAELGINVKQAKRAGLLHDLGKAVDHEIEGSHAVIGADIARKYGESPKIVHAIMAHHEDEKPNSILAVLVQAADALSGARPGARREMMETYVKRLEDLERIATSFNGVTNSFAIQAGREIRVMVSSDQVSDDQAVVLAKDVAKKIEAEMTYPGQIKVHVIRETRAVEYAR from the coding sequence ATGGTTATAATCGCTGTTGTTGCAATCGGAGCTGGTGTTGTCATCGCCAGCTTGATGAATCGCAAGGTAGTTGAGAAAGAGCCGGTTACGGAAGATGCCGGCAGGCTGGTTGAAAATGCCCGCCGTGAAGCAGACACCATCCTGAAAGAAGCCTCGTTAAAGGCAAAGGATGCCGTGTTACAGGCAAAAACCGAGGCCGAGCAAGAGGCCAAGGAGAAGAAGAAGGATCTGCAAGCACTTGAAAAAAGGCTTCAACTGAAAGAAGAAAATCTTGATAAAAAGATGAATCTTTTTGATCAGCGTGATGCTGAACTGATCAAGCGCGAGCAGTCGATATCCAGCAGGGATCAGGCCCTGCAGCAGAAAGAGGAGAAGGTCAGCCAGATCATCGAAGAACAGCGGTCCAAGCTGGAGACAATCTCCGGCATGACTGCGGCTGAGGCGAAAAAGGTCCTGATGGAGGAGATGGAAAACGAAGCCAAGATGGATGCTGCCAAGCGAATCAAGGCGATCGAAGAAGAGGCCCGTGAAACTGCAGACAAGAAATCCAAGGAAATCATGGCGCTTGCCATCCAACGCTATGCCGGTGAGTATGTTGCCGAGCGGACCGTTTCCGTGGTGGCGCTTCCTTCAGATGAGATGAAAGGCAGGATCATCGGTCGCGAAGGGCGCAACATCAGGGCGCTTGAGGCCGCAACCGGCATCGACCTGATCATCGACGATACCCCGGAGGCGGTTATCCTTTCAGGGTTCAACCCGGTCCGTCGCGAGGTTGCCAAGATCGCTCTGGAGAAACTGATCGGCGACGGCAGGATTCACCCCGGCAGGATCGAAGAGGTGGTGTCCAAGGCCGAGGCCGAGGTGGAGCAGGCGATCAAGGAAGCCGGCGACCAGGCAGCGTTCGACCTCGGAGTCCATGGCATTCACCCGGAAATACTCAAATTGATCGGCCGTCTCAGATACCGGACATCGTACAGCCAGAACGTCTACCTCCATTCGCTGGAAGTTGCCTTCCTTTGCGGCATCATGGCTGCCGAGCTCGGAATAAACGTCAAGCAGGCCAAGCGTGCCGGTCTGCTCCACGACCTGGGCAAGGCAGTTGACCATGAAATTGAGGGGTCACATGCAGTGATCGGCGCTGATATCGCCCGCAAGTACGGCGAGTCGCCGAAAATCGTCCATGCCATCATGGCTCACCATGAGGATGAAAAGCCGAACTCCATCCTGGCAGTACTGGTACAGGCTGCAGACGCCCTTTCCGGGGCGCGTCCGGGAGCCCGTCGCGAGATGATGGAGACCTATGTCAAGCGGCTTGAGGATCTTGAGCGGATCGCCACTTCCTTCAACGGGGTAACCAATTCCTTTGCCATCCAGGCCGGCCGCGAGATCAGGGTCATGGTATCGAGCGACCAGGTCAGTGACGATCAGGCAGTGGTGCTGGCAAAGGACGTGGCCAAGAAGATCGAGGCCGAGATGACCTATCCGGGCCAGATCAAGGTCCATGTAATCAGGGAAACACGCGCCGTAGAGTATGCCCGTTAA
- a CDS encoding ABC transporter ATP-binding protein, producing the protein MIRLANVVKTFNAGKHNQFTAVNDVSVEIQPLNLTVLKGPSGSGKTTLLSLIGCMSRPSSGRIFLHGIPTRFAPDSEDSFEITSLPERFLNEIRRSTFGFIFQQFNLIKGITVLENIMLPAYPSGENHASLRKRAEQLLEMFDMQRQGSSKVEWLSGGELQRAAIARAMINNPSILVADEPTAHLDSNLSMEFMKIIATLKAEGKTILIASHDPIVYDSTIADTIIEMRDGRITNAGSEA; encoded by the coding sequence ATGATCAGACTCGCCAATGTCGTCAAGACCTTTAATGCCGGCAAGCACAACCAGTTCACTGCGGTGAACGATGTCAGTGTCGAGATCCAGCCGCTGAATCTCACCGTGCTCAAAGGTCCGAGCGGTTCGGGCAAGACCACCCTCTTGTCCCTGATCGGCTGCATGAGTCGGCCCAGCTCAGGCAGGATCTTTCTGCACGGCATTCCTACCAGATTTGCGCCAGACAGCGAGGATTCCTTTGAAATAACCAGCCTGCCGGAAAGGTTCCTGAACGAAATTCGGCGATCGACCTTTGGTTTCATCTTTCAGCAATTCAATCTGATCAAAGGGATTACGGTCCTGGAAAATATCATGCTCCCCGCCTATCCCTCAGGCGAAAACCACGCATCACTAAGAAAAAGAGCAGAACAGTTGCTGGAAATGTTTGATATGCAACGGCAGGGGTCATCAAAAGTGGAGTGGCTTTCCGGCGGAGAACTGCAGCGCGCGGCCATTGCCCGGGCGATGATCAATAACCCATCGATCCTGGTGGCCGATGAACCGACAGCCCACCTGGACAGCAATCTGTCGATGGAGTTCATGAAGATCATCGCTACCTTGAAAGCTGAAGGAAAGACGATCCTGATCGCAAGCCACGATCCGATAGTCTATGATTCCACAATAGCGGATACGATCATTGAAATGCGCGACGGTCGCATCACCAACGCCGGATCTGAGGCATGA